A genome region from Streptomyces antimycoticus includes the following:
- a CDS encoding alpha/beta fold hydrolase produces MATYVLLPGFWLGAWAWRPVAADLRARGHDVHPLSLTGMGERAHLARPDTDVETHITDVLNLIRYEDLHDVVLVGHSYAGAVVVPSVADRMPDRIRRMVFIDGGPLPDGMSQAEFVPPEERTRNAELVREEGHGWQLPPPPWHQLASGVSGLPDGTLERLVRLSVPQPWATATTPVRLTEAWEKLPRLHVLCGFSVEQVRARIATVPAFRHMATESSAYRELPGWHWPMFDRPGELAAILHQTA; encoded by the coding sequence ATGGCAACCTACGTACTTCTTCCCGGGTTCTGGCTCGGGGCCTGGGCCTGGCGCCCCGTGGCGGCCGACCTGCGCGCCCGCGGGCACGACGTCCATCCGCTCAGCCTGACCGGGATGGGCGAGCGGGCGCACCTGGCCCGGCCCGACACCGACGTGGAGACGCACATCACCGATGTGCTCAACCTGATCCGTTACGAGGATCTGCACGACGTGGTCCTGGTCGGGCACAGCTATGCCGGTGCGGTGGTGGTCCCGAGCGTGGCGGACCGGATGCCGGACCGGATCAGGCGGATGGTGTTCATCGACGGCGGTCCGCTGCCGGACGGGATGTCCCAGGCAGAGTTCGTCCCGCCGGAGGAGCGGACGCGCAATGCCGAGCTGGTCCGCGAGGAGGGACACGGCTGGCAGTTGCCGCCACCGCCGTGGCATCAGCTGGCCTCCGGGGTGTCCGGGCTGCCGGACGGCACGCTCGAACGGCTGGTGCGGCTGTCGGTGCCGCAGCCGTGGGCCACCGCCACCACACCGGTCCGGCTGACCGAGGCGTGGGAGAAGCTGCCGCGGCTGCACGTGCTGTGCGGCTTCTCGGTGGAGCAGGTCCGGGCGCGCATCGCCACCGTTCCGGCCTTCCGCCACATGGCGACCGAGAGTTCGGCGTACCGGGAGCTGCCCGGCTGGCACTGGCCGATGTTCGACCGGCCCGGTGAGCTGGCGGCGATCCTGCACCAGACGGCCTGA
- a CDS encoding TetR/AcrR family transcriptional regulator, producing the protein MPRASRAEAERHREQVIAATAKLVRTHGADKVSVPQAMAAAGLTHGGFYRHFASKDDLIAQACTAAFAERLAAMDDLAEAEGAGPDADGNAGQDTGEERGRGARATFLATYLSTLHRDNPALGCAAAALAVDAARAEPGDPLRRAYADGMRKLVDGMERITRKSGDDSPDEGTILVELSTMIGALVLSRACAGDDLSDRILTAVRDHVLGDDGHTPEGKDTSDTAG; encoded by the coding sequence ATGCCCCGAGCATCCCGAGCCGAGGCCGAGCGCCACCGCGAGCAGGTGATCGCGGCCACCGCGAAGCTGGTGCGCACCCACGGCGCCGACAAGGTGAGCGTTCCCCAGGCGATGGCGGCGGCGGGTCTGACCCACGGCGGGTTCTACCGCCATTTCGCCTCGAAGGACGATCTGATCGCCCAGGCGTGCACGGCCGCGTTCGCCGAACGCCTCGCGGCCATGGACGACCTCGCCGAGGCCGAGGGCGCGGGCCCTGACGCGGACGGAAACGCGGGCCAGGACACGGGCGAGGAGCGCGGCCGCGGCGCCCGGGCGACCTTCCTGGCGACCTATCTGTCCACCCTCCACCGCGACAACCCCGCGCTGGGGTGCGCCGCCGCGGCACTGGCGGTGGACGCCGCGCGCGCGGAGCCCGGCGACCCGCTACGAAGGGCGTACGCCGATGGCATGCGCAAGCTGGTCGACGGAATGGAGCGAATCACGAGGAAGTCCGGCGACGACTCGCCGGACGAAGGGACGATTCTGGTCGAACTGTCCACCATGATCGGGGCGTTGGTCCTGTCACGGGCCTGCGCGGGCGACGACCTCTCGGACCGCATCCTGACCGCGGTACGCGACCACGTCCTCGGCGACGATGGGCACACGCCCGAAGGGAAGGACACTTCCGACACCGCCGGGTGA
- a CDS encoding PfkB family carbohydrate kinase, with translation MSGHDGTLGAPGEVMDGRLVLLGNAIVDLVMRVPALPERGGDIVSTDTTLTTGGGFNVLTAARRLGLPAVYAGAHGTGPFGDRVRADLVREGIEMVLTPIGEEDTGFCVAFVDGGGERTFATSLGAEARLTEAHATSVLAALRPGDLVQISGYGLAYPVNGPVLASLVARLPEHIRVFLDPGPLADQIPEEVLAPVLERCDWVSCNQREGRLLTGRDDAQEAAAALAARLGPRTGVLLRADAAGCWLVPPGGEPLHIPGRRVTAVDSNGAGDAHTGAFLALLGHGLDPGTAVRGANAAAAFAVTRHGPATGPTLGELVDFLDGEPLAARLSSALGR, from the coding sequence ATGAGCGGCCACGACGGCACCCTCGGAGCCCCCGGCGAGGTCATGGACGGCCGGCTGGTCCTGCTCGGCAACGCCATCGTCGACCTGGTGATGCGGGTGCCCGCACTGCCCGAACGTGGCGGCGACATCGTCTCCACGGACACCACCCTCACCACGGGCGGCGGATTCAATGTCCTCACCGCCGCCCGCCGCCTGGGCCTGCCGGCCGTGTACGCGGGCGCCCATGGCACCGGGCCGTTCGGCGACCGGGTGCGGGCCGACCTCGTCCGGGAAGGCATCGAGATGGTGCTGACTCCGATAGGGGAGGAGGACACCGGCTTCTGCGTCGCCTTCGTGGACGGCGGCGGCGAGCGCACCTTCGCCACCAGTCTCGGAGCGGAGGCCCGGCTGACCGAGGCCCACGCGACGTCCGTGCTCGCCGCGCTGCGCCCCGGCGACCTGGTGCAGATCTCCGGCTACGGGCTCGCCTACCCGGTCAACGGCCCGGTCCTGGCCTCGCTCGTCGCCCGGCTGCCGGAGCACATCCGGGTCTTTCTCGATCCGGGTCCCCTGGCCGACCAGATCCCGGAGGAGGTGCTGGCACCGGTTCTGGAGCGCTGCGACTGGGTCAGCTGCAACCAGCGTGAGGGGCGGTTGCTGACCGGCCGGGACGACGCCCAGGAGGCCGCGGCCGCGCTCGCCGCCCGGCTGGGCCCGCGCACCGGTGTGCTTCTGCGGGCCGACGCGGCCGGCTGCTGGCTGGTCCCGCCCGGTGGAGAGCCCCTGCACATCCCCGGCCGCCGGGTGACCGCGGTCGACAGCAACGGCGCGGGCGACGCCCATACGGGAGCGTTCCTGGCCCTCCTCGGCCACGGGCTTGACCCGGGCACCGCCGTACGGGGTGCCAATGCCGCGGCCGCCTTCGCGGTGACCCGGCACGGCCCCGCCACCGGACCGACCCTCGGCGAGCTGGTGGACTTCCTCGACGGCGAGCCCCTCGCGGCGCGGCTGTCCTCGGCGCTCGGGCGGTAG
- a CDS encoding DJ-1/PfpI family protein yields MAPADTRKIGILLFPDVEELDAIGPWEVLSYWTRTFAEDGWQVFCFSADGNPVTCAKGLTVEAHQAMAELPALDVLLHPGGRGTRPQLKDDQHLEWVRSQRRSVPLMTSVCTGSLVYAAAGLLAGRPATTHWGSLDLLAELDPTIDVRPDERFVDDGDVITSAGVSAGIDMALHLVARLASPERARQVRRGIQYDPQPPV; encoded by the coding sequence ATGGCCCCTGCGGATACACGGAAGATCGGGATCCTGCTGTTCCCGGATGTGGAAGAGCTCGACGCCATCGGCCCATGGGAGGTGCTGTCGTACTGGACGCGCACCTTCGCCGAGGATGGGTGGCAGGTGTTCTGCTTCTCCGCCGACGGCAACCCCGTGACCTGTGCGAAGGGGCTCACCGTCGAGGCGCATCAGGCGATGGCCGAACTGCCCGCACTGGATGTGCTGCTGCACCCCGGCGGCCGGGGGACCCGGCCCCAGCTGAAGGATGACCAGCACCTGGAGTGGGTCCGGTCCCAGCGGCGCTCGGTTCCCCTGATGACCAGCGTGTGCACGGGGTCGCTGGTCTACGCGGCGGCCGGGCTGCTGGCCGGGCGGCCCGCGACCACGCATTGGGGGTCGCTGGACCTGCTCGCGGAGCTCGACCCGACGATCGACGTACGGCCCGACGAGCGGTTCGTCGACGACGGTGACGTGATCACCTCCGCGGGGGTCTCGGCCGGTATCGACATGGCGCTTCACCTGGTCGCCCGGCTGGCCTCGCCGGAGCGCGCACGTCAGGTGCGACGTGGCATCCAGTACGACCCGCAGCCACCGGTGTGA
- a CDS encoding purine-cytosine permease family protein — translation MAASENDRVGSVETRGIEPVPDAERHGHASQMFWTWFAANISILGLPLGAALVSFRGLNIWQAAVVAILGSFGSFALVGALSIAGKRGGAPALTLSRAVFGVRGNAGPTLVTWMSRLGWETINTTTAAFALLALLDVAFGIRRNTVLTVVCLLVFIGCTLLISGLGHATIMWINRWASYIFGLLNLVVIIFLATTVDWDKVFHAPVGSVSAMVVGVGMIAAGTGIGWANTGADYARYLPRRIPGGRLVAASAFGAGIPLVVLISLGSLLAAGEPNLASASDPVSAINTMLPSWMSIPYLIAAFGGLLLSNHLSVYSAGLTMITLGIRVRRTLAVGLDVVVTFAGGIYFILIAKDFYGPFITFLTLLAVPINAWVGVFAVDLMLRRSYDGAALMDVGRSSRYWFRGGIAWAAMIAWAAAIVVGLLFTEASTSATDVWFSGPLSHSWIGSNGLGWVVTLLLAAAVYAVLRRFDGTVREEASGQRPQQQVLPAPAARELS, via the coding sequence ATGGCGGCTTCAGAGAACGACCGCGTCGGCTCCGTGGAGACCCGAGGCATCGAACCGGTCCCGGACGCCGAGCGCCACGGCCACGCGAGCCAGATGTTCTGGACCTGGTTCGCCGCGAACATCAGCATCCTCGGCCTGCCGCTCGGCGCGGCCCTCGTCAGCTTCCGCGGCCTGAACATCTGGCAGGCGGCCGTCGTGGCCATTCTCGGGTCCTTCGGCTCCTTCGCCCTGGTGGGCGCCCTCAGCATCGCCGGGAAGCGGGGCGGAGCGCCCGCCCTCACCCTCTCCCGCGCGGTGTTCGGAGTCCGCGGCAACGCCGGCCCCACGCTGGTCACCTGGATGAGCCGGCTCGGTTGGGAGACCATCAACACCACCACGGCCGCCTTCGCCCTGCTGGCACTGCTCGACGTCGCCTTCGGCATCCGGCGGAACACCGTCCTGACCGTGGTGTGTCTGCTGGTCTTCATCGGCTGCACACTGCTGATCAGCGGTCTGGGCCACGCCACCATCATGTGGATCAACAGGTGGGCCAGCTATATCTTCGGCCTGCTCAACCTGGTCGTGATCATCTTCCTCGCGACCACCGTGGACTGGGACAAGGTCTTCCACGCCCCGGTCGGATCGGTGAGTGCGATGGTCGTGGGCGTCGGCATGATCGCCGCCGGTACCGGGATCGGCTGGGCCAACACGGGCGCCGACTACGCCCGTTACCTGCCCCGGCGGATTCCCGGTGGCAGGCTGGTGGCCGCTTCCGCCTTCGGCGCCGGTATCCCGCTGGTCGTGCTGATTTCGCTGGGCTCGCTCCTCGCGGCGGGAGAACCGAATCTCGCCTCCGCCTCCGACCCCGTCTCGGCGATCAACACGATGCTGCCGTCGTGGATGTCCATCCCGTATCTGATCGCCGCGTTCGGCGGACTGCTGCTCTCCAACCACCTGTCCGTCTACTCGGCCGGACTCACCATGATCACCCTGGGCATACGGGTCCGGCGCACCCTCGCCGTCGGCCTGGACGTGGTCGTCACCTTCGCGGGCGGGATCTACTTCATCCTGATCGCCAAGGACTTCTACGGACCGTTCATCACCTTCCTCACCCTCCTCGCCGTGCCCATCAACGCCTGGGTGGGCGTCTTCGCGGTCGACCTGATGCTCCGCCGGTCCTATGACGGCGCGGCGCTGATGGACGTCGGCCGGTCCAGCCGCTACTGGTTCCGGGGCGGGATCGCCTGGGCCGCGATGATCGCCTGGGCGGCGGCCATCGTGGTGGGCCTGCTGTTCACCGAGGCGAGCACCAGCGCGACCGACGTGTGGTTCTCCGGGCCGTTGTCCCACAGCTGGATCGGGTCCAACGGGCTGGGGTGGGTGGTGACCCTGCTGCTCGCCGCCGCCGTCTACGCCGTGCTGCGCAGGTTCGACGGCACCGTCCGCGAGGAGGCGTCCGGGCAGCGTCCCCAGCAGCAGGTGCTGCCCGCCCCGGCCGCGCGGGAGCTCTCATGA
- a CDS encoding GntR family transcriptional regulator yields MPKQVLKHQRIARVLAREIHSGALEPGSRLPGEHALTRRFAVSRATVRQALDELSKQGLISTHAGVGSFVTFDGGLLDNRLGWTRALADQGARVTTEVLRLEAVRDARLAGELGIEGVEFMALDRLRVLPEGTAVALERSRVPMAPALADVPLGGLLDGSLTKTLAAVGIRATHGDEWASVRQLAADEATLLRRQEGEVWLNTRRVSRGADGQIVEQVTSLLDPARFQLHLGFGEQPQ; encoded by the coding sequence ATGCCTAAACAGGTCCTCAAGCATCAGCGCATCGCCCGCGTTCTGGCCCGTGAGATTCACAGCGGCGCCCTGGAGCCGGGCAGCAGGCTGCCCGGCGAACACGCGCTCACCCGGCGCTTCGCGGTCAGCAGGGCCACCGTTCGGCAGGCGCTGGACGAGCTCAGCAAGCAAGGGCTGATCTCCACCCACGCGGGCGTCGGCTCGTTCGTCACCTTCGACGGCGGCCTGCTGGACAACCGCCTGGGCTGGACCAGGGCGCTGGCCGACCAGGGCGCCCGGGTCACCACCGAGGTCCTCCGCCTCGAAGCGGTGCGCGATGCCCGGCTGGCCGGGGAGCTGGGCATCGAGGGCGTCGAGTTCATGGCGCTGGACCGGTTGCGCGTGCTGCCGGAGGGCACCGCGGTCGCGCTGGAGCGCAGCAGGGTTCCGATGGCCCCGGCCCTGGCCGACGTCCCGCTCGGCGGGCTCCTCGACGGCTCGCTGACCAAGACCCTCGCCGCGGTCGGCATCCGCGCCACCCACGGGGACGAGTGGGCCTCCGTACGGCAACTGGCCGCCGACGAGGCGACACTGCTCCGCCGCCAGGAGGGCGAGGTGTGGCTCAACACCCGCCGGGTCAGCCGCGGAGCCGATGGCCAGATCGTCGAGCAGGTGACCAGCCTGCTGGACCCGGCCCGCTTCCAACTGCACCTGGGCTTCGGCGAGCAGCCCCAATGA
- a CDS encoding SDR family oxidoreductase, giving the protein MVAIDGSVVLVTGGQRGIGKAFVEALLERGAAKVYATARKPSPSEDPRVEAVSLDVTDADAVAALADRAADVNIVINNAGVLLPSPLLTADMTDVVATFETNVFGALRVARGFAPVLRANGGGALVDMHSVLSWGAGAAAYGASKAALWSMTNSLRVELTPQGTQVVGVHLGFADTDMVAGIPGQKLSPAEVARTVLDGIEDGASEVLVDDVTRQMKAALAGPVEGLTVSLGR; this is encoded by the coding sequence ATGGTTGCGATCGATGGTTCCGTGGTGCTGGTGACCGGAGGTCAACGTGGCATCGGCAAGGCGTTCGTGGAGGCGCTGCTGGAGCGTGGAGCGGCGAAGGTCTACGCGACCGCACGGAAGCCCAGCCCCAGCGAGGACCCGCGGGTCGAGGCCGTTTCCCTCGATGTCACCGACGCGGACGCGGTCGCGGCCCTCGCCGACCGGGCCGCGGATGTGAACATCGTCATCAACAACGCGGGGGTGCTGCTGCCCTCGCCGCTGCTGACGGCGGACATGACCGATGTGGTGGCGACATTCGAAACGAATGTCTTCGGGGCGCTGCGGGTGGCACGTGGCTTCGCCCCGGTCCTGCGGGCGAATGGCGGTGGCGCGCTGGTCGACATGCACTCCGTGCTGTCCTGGGGCGCCGGCGCGGCCGCCTACGGCGCCTCGAAGGCCGCACTGTGGTCGATGACGAACTCTCTCCGGGTCGAGCTGACGCCGCAGGGGACCCAGGTCGTCGGCGTGCACCTCGGTTTCGCCGACACCGACATGGTCGCCGGAATTCCGGGCCAGAAGCTCTCACCCGCCGAAGTGGCCAGGACGGTTCTGGACGGCATCGAGGACGGCGCCAGCGAGGTGCTCGTCGACGATGTGACCCGGCAGATGAAGGCGGCGCTCGCCGGGCCGGTGGAGGGCCTCACCGTCTCCCTCGGTCGCTGA
- a CDS encoding ADP-ribosylglycohydrolase family protein, giving the protein MNHQHDRALGALYGLAMGDALGMPTQIMSRASIVARFGTVTGFEPGPEDNPVSAGMPAGSVTDDTDQAVIVGRLLTGSGGRIEPLRLAHELLEWERAMKAKGSFDLLGPSTKAALEAVSRGVPPEEAGKAGATNGAAMRITPVGVAFPDTPLEPFLDRVAEACQVTHDTSIGIASAAAVAAAVSRGIDGGDLEDAFGAAVTAAAAGAERGHWVAGADIAARIGWAVELVRGLPERQALDRVCDLVGTSVASQESVPAAFAVLALAEGEPWRACLLAANLGGDCDTIGAIAGAIAGAVSGASGLPDEALATLRSVNGLDLEPLATALLALRAGTAE; this is encoded by the coding sequence ATGAACCACCAGCACGACCGCGCGCTCGGCGCCCTCTACGGCCTGGCGATGGGCGACGCCCTCGGCATGCCCACCCAGATCATGTCCCGGGCGTCCATCGTCGCCCGGTTCGGCACCGTCACCGGTTTCGAGCCGGGCCCCGAAGACAACCCGGTGAGCGCCGGAATGCCCGCCGGTTCGGTCACGGACGACACCGATCAGGCCGTCATCGTCGGCCGGTTGCTGACCGGGTCCGGCGGGCGGATCGAACCGCTGCGGCTCGCGCACGAACTCCTGGAGTGGGAGCGCGCCATGAAGGCCAAGGGCTCCTTCGACCTGCTCGGCCCCTCCACCAAGGCGGCCCTGGAGGCCGTGTCGCGCGGTGTACCGCCGGAGGAGGCGGGCAAGGCCGGTGCCACCAACGGCGCGGCGATGCGGATCACCCCCGTCGGCGTCGCCTTCCCCGACACCCCGCTGGAGCCCTTCCTCGACCGGGTCGCGGAGGCGTGCCAGGTCACCCATGACACCTCCATCGGCATCGCCTCCGCCGCCGCCGTGGCCGCGGCGGTGAGCCGGGGCATCGACGGCGGCGATCTGGAGGACGCCTTCGGCGCGGCGGTCACGGCGGCCGCGGCAGGGGCCGAGCGCGGCCACTGGGTCGCCGGCGCCGATATCGCCGCCCGTATCGGCTGGGCCGTGGAGCTGGTCCGCGGTCTGCCCGAGCGGCAGGCCCTGGACCGCGTCTGCGACCTGGTCGGCACCAGCGTCGCCAGCCAGGAGTCGGTCCCCGCCGCCTTCGCCGTGCTGGCCCTCGCCGAGGGTGAGCCGTGGCGGGCCTGTCTGCTGGCGGCCAACCTCGGCGGTGACTGCGACACCATCGGCGCCATCGCGGGCGCCATAGCCGGTGCCGTCAGCGGGGCCTCGGGCCTGCCCGACGAGGCCCTCGCCACTCTGCGCTCGGTCAACGGTCTCGACCTGGAACCGCTGGCCACGGCCCTGCTCGCGCTGCGCGCCGGCACGGCCGAGTGA
- a CDS encoding tautomerase family protein, translated as MPLWHIYHPVDAYSAEQKRQFAADVTEYYTQVGLPKFYVVTLFHDIPESSFLVGGEPSNRTVRVVVEHIARHLSDPETRKRSVEGLDRVLAPHTRDRGLYCEFHIDETARDLWMIDGMAPPPRAARRNRSGRVRTGRCRTDRRP; from the coding sequence ATGCCCCTGTGGCACATCTACCATCCGGTCGACGCCTATTCCGCCGAGCAGAAGCGGCAATTCGCGGCGGACGTCACGGAGTACTACACCCAGGTCGGGCTGCCGAAGTTCTACGTCGTCACCCTCTTCCATGACATCCCGGAGTCCTCGTTCCTGGTCGGCGGCGAGCCGTCGAACCGCACCGTCCGGGTCGTGGTCGAGCACATCGCCCGCCACTTGTCGGACCCCGAGACGAGGAAGAGGTCCGTCGAGGGGCTCGACCGCGTGCTGGCCCCTCACACCCGGGACCGCGGGCTGTACTGCGAGTTCCACATCGACGAGACGGCCCGGGATCTCTGGATGATCGACGGGATGGCGCCGCCGCCCCGCGCAGCGAGGCGGAACAGGTCTGGGCGCGTGAGAACCGGCCGCTGCCGTACTGACCGCCGACCATGA